CCATCCGAATAAAGAGTGGCCCGTAGTGGCCGTAGTCGGCCGGCCACCACTCCTGCGACGTCGTCATTACTTCTTCGATGTCGGACTTCACGGCTTCGAGGTCGAGCTTCTCGAATTGCTCTGCGTAGTCGAACTCCTCGCCCATCGGACCGACTTGGCGAGCGTTCTGATCGAGAATCTCCAAGTTCAACTGATTTGGCCACCAGTCTTGGTTAGATCCATTCATCATCAGACGATTGCTACTTTTGCCTATTAAGATTTCCCAATTCGGTAAGGACGTATTCGGTTCAGGCCAAGAAAATTTTCAGGAGCTATAATTTTTGTCAGTGGTGTGTGCAAGAGAGCGTTGGTCCGTTCGAGAAAGACTGGTGATATCGAAGGGAAATCAACCACGGCGAATATGAAATCAGAGACGATCAGCAAACCTACGATTGTATATCGGCACGGATTGGTTCTGTAGATCAAGAGCCTATATCCGATTTCATGTGTGACGAGCGGTAGTGGATCTCGATACCTCACATTTCGGCCGTCCTCATCGCGGCGACGATAAGACCGTTGTAATGAATAAGGAACCGCGAACGCGATCTCCCACTGCACCACAACGATAATCGAATATTGCAATAATCACTGTCACCGGGTGTAATCCCTACTACGACGTGATCTCGTGTGGTGATACTTGTCGTGAAGCATTTATACCGAGGCGATAGAAAGCGACAGGAGGCAAAAACAATTCTTCGTGTCGAATTCAAAACGTCCCCAACGGGAGTGATGGAGAAGTTCGATACCCACCTGAATGACGTTCGGAGTATCGAACTCGACAATGCCTTTTATGTCGAAGATGGCACCTGGATCGAATCACTCACCGTTTCGTCAACCTCGGATTTCGATCTGGACGACCTCATTACCAAAATCTCCGGCGTTCAACTGTACTATACACGTGATATCCCGACTGGACCGAGTGGAGATACGGTAAGACGACTTACGATCCTCGCCAACGAGTCGTATCCGTTTATTCTCGGATTGATCCTCCGCCGAGAAGCGATTCCAAATCGGATCGTCCTCCAAGATGGAACGTTTGATGTGGTCGTTACTGTCCGGACGTGGGAACATTTCCGATCGCTTGCCGACGAGCTACAGGATGCACTCGGTGGATTCGACCTCAAAAGCATGAACGAGATCGACAATCCGGGTGAGCCACTCGACAGTGGTCGATTGACCGAAGTCCTCATCACGAAGCTTGCGGATAAACAGCTCTCTGTTCTCGAAACAGCGTACAATATGGGATATTTCGAGGTGCCTCGAGAAGTCTCGGCACAAAACCTCGCTGATGAGTTGGATATCTCTCAGTCGACGCTTAGCGAACGGTTGCGGACTGCAGAACGTAACCTCTTGGAACTAATATACGGGCCTCGTGAGTGACACGTGTTGGGAATTTCTCAATCGACAGTACAATAAATACCATTTGAGGTATCGCGTCATCCAAGCTCCCTTCTCATTATATAAATAGCGATGATCATCGATCCACTTCGGGAATAT
The Haladaptatus caseinilyticus DNA segment above includes these coding regions:
- a CDS encoding helix-turn-helix domain-containing protein; the encoded protein is MEKFDTHLNDVRSIELDNAFYVEDGTWIESLTVSSTSDFDLDDLITKISGVQLYYTRDIPTGPSGDTVRRLTILANESYPFILGLILRREAIPNRIVLQDGTFDVVVTVRTWEHFRSLADELQDALGGFDLKSMNEIDNPGEPLDSGRLTEVLITKLADKQLSVLETAYNMGYFEVPREVSAQNLADELDISQSTLSERLRTAERNLLELIYGPRE